A stretch of Passer domesticus isolate bPasDom1 chromosome 23, bPasDom1.hap1, whole genome shotgun sequence DNA encodes these proteins:
- the KMT2A gene encoding histone-lysine N-methyltransferase 2A isoform X2: MAHSGRWRFPARPGSGGWGRRGPGGSRLRVPAVHSLRPAEPAAAPATAGEGERGGPCSGGAAGSGGGGAAPGPGGPAAAAGPGFDAALQVSATIGINLRRFRAACGAEAGSGEDEQFLGFGSDEEVKVRSPTRSPTVKSSPRKPRGRPRSSSDRSSAVLSDSSSVCSPSSKSETTSMEKVKKKESKSGEKRRGRPPALTSVKFKLSQEKDTSDIQKGSKEEKESLKKIKRSPSTTFQQATKIKKLRTSKLSPLKSKFKPGAKIQIGRKSVQIVRRRGRPPSSERLKTSSTLVINSQLEKPQRIRKEKDGTPPLTKEEKAAVRQSPRRIKPVRIIPSTKRTDAAIAKQLLQRAKKGAQKKIEKEAAKLQGRMGRTQLKNIRQFIMPVVSAISSRIIKTPKRFIEDEDYDPPIKISRLESTPNSRFSTTSCGSSEKSSAASQHSSQMSSDSSRSSSPSVDTSTDSQASEEMQMLSEERSNTPEVHTPLPVSQSPENDNGDRRNRRFSITERSFGQRTAKKLSALPSMPQQQSSSSPPPPLLTPPPPLQPASSISDHTPWLMPPTIPLASPFLPASAAPMQEKRKSILREPTFRWTSLKHSRSEPQYFSSAKYAKEGLIRKPIFDNFRPPPLTPEDVGFASGFSTPGATAPTRLFSLHSGARFDMHKRSPLLRAPRFTPSEAHSRIFESVTLPSSVGRATTGTSATGTSSRRRKRKAFSPIRSEPRSPSHSMRTRSGRLSTSDLTTLTPQSSVSSSLTSISVSSLATSALNSTFTFPSHSLSQSGESAERSQRPRKQTSAPAEPFSSGSPTPLFPWFTSSPQTERGKNKDRAAEELSKDKDADKGLEKDKSREKDREREKENKRESKKEKRRKGSEIQSSAALFPVGKMPKEKVSEDAAASSSAKKTAGRKKSAAVDATAEVSTAALVDTTAVKTKTSKKGRGGLDKSDLDLSPTVPSLEKEKALRLSAPSSSTVKHSASSISSMLAQADKLPMTDKRVASLLKKAKAQLYKIEKSKSLKQADQPKAQGQESDSSETSVRGPRIKHVCRRAAVALGRKRAVFPDDMPTLSALPWEEREKILSSMGNDDKSSIAGSEEAEPVAPPIKPIKPVTRNKAQQEPPVKKGRRSRRCGQCSGCQVPEDCGVCTNCLDKPKFGGRNIKKQCCKMRKCQNLQWMPSKAYLQKQAKAAKKKEKKSKTNEKKESHSGKNQLDSGQKQTPQAVVPREDNSGKKSSEPARKPVEEKHEDGNSSVPVSEPKQVPASGTRKTGKQTSQPVQLPPPQPPSSGPLKKEAPKLSTSEPKKKQTPQPEIGTEQSKQKKIAPRPTFPVKQKPKEKEKPPPLSKPESSTLNLLSTLTNGSSSKQKPPTDGVHRIRVDFKEDCEVENVWEMGGLGIVTSVPITPRVVCFLCASSGHVEFVYCQVCCEPFHKFCLEESERPQEDQLENWCCRRCKFCHVCGRQHQATKQLLECNKCRNSYHPECLGPNYPTKPTKKKKVWICTKCVRCKSCGSTTPGKGWDAQWSHDFSLCHDCAKLFAKGNFCPLCDKCYDDDDYESKMMQCGKCDRWVHSKCENLSDEMYEILSNLPESVAYTCINCTEQHPAEWRLALEKELQISLKQVLTALLNSRTTSHLLRYRQAAKPPDLNPETEESIPSRSSPEGPDPPVLTEVTKQEEQQPLDLEGVKKKMDQGSYISVLDFSDDIVKIIQAAINADGGQPEIKKANSMVKSFFIRQMERVFPWFSVKKSRFWEPNKVTSNGMLPNAVLPPSLDHNYAQWQEREESSRTEQPPLMKKIIPAPKLRGPGEPDSPTPLHPPTPPISGSDRSREDSPELNPPPDVEDNRQCALCLKYGDDSANDAGRLLYIGQNEWTHVNCALWSAEVFEDDDGSLKNVHMAVIRGKQLRCEFCQKSGATVGCCLTSCTSNYHFMCSRVKNCVFLDDKKVYCQRHRDLIKGEVVPENGFEVLRRVFVDFEGISLRRKFLSGLEPENIHMMIGSMTIDCLGILNDLSDCEDKLFPIGYQCSRVYWSTTDARKRCVYTCKIMECRPPVVEPDINSTVEHDDNRTIAHSPVPLTEILPKDTRSTPEIVNPPSPDRPLHSQTSSSCYYPVVSKGPRIRVPSYPSAQRSPGSRPLPSAGSPTPVTHEIVTVGDPLLSSGLKSIGSRRHSTSSLSQQQSKLRMISPTRAGNTYSRHSVSSVSSVGASSEYEPAAKSTDRFVGSASTGPPSAPVQSCSASSSSQKTVATTGNKTYQLDSSQSTEGKHSSSSDLVAKGAPSKGEKMKTSKDPDYLSHTFVSGGSSKVSTQPTSSSATEMNKIGTFQECSGSFSSKEAIPFPPLHQRGPRKDRDQHVEPLQPEKTTVVDEIDAKTLKAAGVNNRSPAASEQVVTAPRDKRHKGKKLMKDSFKEKHSLKSLTETSQPVGSDELKPDFGNQGLATEQISQRLCNNIPAEKAGEKSPSSQGPSKGSAVQAETAPKESQAPRKRTVKVTLTPLKMESDNQSKSAQQESDAETQSAGADLAALAEPSSASESLEENPVIQGSPNEPPAQESQNNTYENLAIQDNSLMLQDGAKAQEESSYKRRYPRRSARARSNMFFGLTPLYGVRSYGEEDIPFYSNSTGKKRGKRSAEGQVDGADDLSTSDEDDLYYYNFTRTVVSSNTEERLASHSLFREEEQCDLPKISQLDGVDDGTESDTSVTATTRKVSQVSKRSGKENGTENLKLDRAEEAGEKVQVTKSSTVHKTDPKIDNCHPVSRVKAQGQDSLEAQLSSLETGRRAHASTPADKTLLDTFNTELLKSDSDNNNSDDCGNILPSDIMDFVLKNTPSMQALGESPESSSSELLTLGEGLGLDSNRGKDMGLFEVFSQQLPTAEPVDSSVSSSISAEEQFELPLELPSDLSVLTTRSPTVPSQNHNRLAVISESSLSSSGERSMLAIPSTESGEKRVTVTEKSASGEGDAALLSPGVDPSPEGHMTPDHFIQGHIDAEHIASPACGPVEQGHGSNQDLTRNSGTPGIQVPVSPTVPLQGQKYVPNSTDSPGPSQISNAAVQTTPPHLKPAAEKLLVVNQNMQPLYVLQTLPNGVTQKIQLTPSVSSAQSVMETNTSVLGPMGSGLTLTTGLNPSLPPSQSLFPPTSKGLLPMSHHQHIHPFPTPAQTGFPPNISSPSPGLLIGVQPPPDPQLLVSEASQRTDLGTAASTPAAALGKKRPISRLQSRKNKKLAPSGTPSAIAPSDMVSNMTLINFAPSQISNHPLDLGTIANSTSHRTVPNIIKRSKSGVMYFEQTSLLPQGGTTTAVSTSPSIIGADASHLPAGPVSGLTSSSSVLNVVSMQATAAPSTGGSVPGHVLGQSSVTLTSPGLLGDLGSISNLLIKASQQSLGLQEQHMTLPPSSGMFSQLGASQTPSTAAMTAASSICVLPSAQTMGMTVAPSSADPEGSYQLQHMTQLLGNKTGVASSQLDLSTVSATTQLSSFPQLVDVPNNTGLEQSKASSSVMHASSASPGGSPSPGQQSASSSVLGATKMKPKVKRIQPLLDKGNGKKHKTSHAWAGSSEAHVPEKGAVAVPQVSVTGTPAVKADVQDAASVDQPLQKPHGQSAGQPAVVPEPQSTQNSINEQENAGSKALEEEESTFSSPLMFWLQQEQKRKECLGEKKPKKGLVFEISSDDGFQICAESIEDAWKSLTDKVQEARSNARLKQLSFAGVNGLRMLGIIHDTVVFLIEQLYGAKHCHNYKFRFHKPEEANEPPLNPHGSARAEVHLRKSAFDMFNFLASKHRQPPEYNPNDEEEEEVQLKSARRATSMDLPMPMRFRHLKKTSKEAVGVYRSPIHGRGLFCKRNIDAGEMVIEYSGNVIRSILTDKREKYYDSKGIGCYMFRIDDSEVVDATMHGNAARFINHSCEPNCYSRVINIDGQKHIVIFAMRKIYRGEELTYDYKFPIEDASNKLPCNCGAKKCRKFLN; encoded by the exons GATGAACAGTTTTTAGGTTTTGGTTCAGATGAAGAAGTTAAAGTACGAAGTCCCACCAGGTCCCCCACAG TTAAATCTAGTCCACGGAAACCTCGCGGGAGGCCCCGGAGCAGTTCTGACCGAAGTTCAGCTGTACTGTCAGACTCCTCATCAGTGTGTTCCCCTTCAAGCAAGTCTGAAACCACATCCATGGAGAAAGTAAAGAAGAAGGAGTCTaagagtggggaaaaaagacGAGGAAGACCTCCAGCACTTACAAGTGTGAAATTCAAATTGTCACAGGAGAAGGACACATCAGACATTCAGAAGGgcagcaaagaagaaaaagagagtctgaaaaaaatcaaaagatcaCCATCCACTACATTTCAGCAAGCAACTAAAATCAAGAAATTAAGAACTAGTAAGCTTTCCCCACTGAAATCTAAATTTAAGCCTGGGGCAAAAATTCAGATTGGGAGGAAGAGCGTTCAGATTGTGCGCAGGAGAGGCAGGCCACCGTCCTCTGAACGTTTAAAGACTTCCTCAACTTTAGTCATAAACTCACAGCTGGAGAAACCCCAGAGGATTCGCAAAGAAAAGGATGGCACACCGCCTCTCACgaaggaggagaaggctgcTGTCAGACAGAGTCCACGCAGGATTAAGCCTGTCAGGATTATACCTTCCACCAAAAGGACGGATGCTGCGATTGCTAAGCAACTCTTGCAGAGGGCTAAAAAGGGAGCGCAAAAAAAGATTGAGAAAGAAGCAGCCAAATTGCagggcaggatggggagaaCACAGCTCAAAAATATTCGACAGTTCATCATGCCAGTTGTGAGTGCAATCTCATCACGGATTATCAAAACACCCAAACGGTTTATTGAGGATGAAGACTACGATCCTCCTATTAAAATATCCAGACTAGAATCCACACCAAACAGCAGGTTCAGCACTACATCTTGTGGCTCCAGTGAAAAGTCCAGCGCCGCTTCTCAACATTCATCTCAGATGTCTTCAGATTCCTCACGGTCCAGCAGCCCCAGCGTGGATACATCTACAGACTCCCAGGCTTCTGAGGAGATGCAGATGCTTTCTGAGGAGCGAAGCAATACTCCAGAGGTTCACACTCCCCTGCCTGTTTCTCAGTCCCCTGAAAACGATAATGGTGATAGAAGAAATAGAAGGTTTTCAATAACAGAAAGAAGTTTTGGCCAGAGGACTGCAAAAAAGCTGTCAGCCTTACCAAGCATGCCACAGCAGCagtcctcctcctctcctcctccccctttGCTCACTCCCCCCCCACCACTGCAGCCTGCTTCAAGCATCTCAGACCATACCCCTTGGCTTATGCCTCCAACCATACCGTTAGCCTCACCCTTTCTTCCTGCTTCTGCTGCACCGATGcaagagaaacgaaagtcaatTCTGCGAGAGCCAACATTTAGGTGGACCTCCCTGAAACATTCCAGGTCAGAGCCACAGTACTTCTCATCAGCAAAATATGCCAAAGAGGGTCTTATTCGCAAACCGATATTTGATAACTTCAGACCCCCGCCGCTGACACCGGAGGACGTTGGCTTTGCTTCTGGCTTCTCAACACCAGGTGCCACAGCCCCCACACGTCTCTTTTCGCTTCACTCTGGAGCCAGGTTTGATATGCACAAGAGAAGTCCTCTGCTGCGAGCGCCACGATTCACACCAAGCGAGGCCCACTCCCGGATCTTCGAGTCTGTAACGTTGCCCTCGTCTGTCGGTCGTGCCACCACGGGGACCTCTGCCACGGGCACGTCCTCGCGGCGGCGGAAGAGGAAAGCCTTCAGCCCCATCCGATCAGAGCCCAGGTCTCCTTCGCACTCCATGAGGACGAGGAGCGGGAGGCTTAGTACCTCTGACCTGACAACTCTCACCCCACAGTCTTCTGTCTCTTCCTCATTAACTAGTATTTCAGTTAGTTCTCTTGCCACTAGTGCCTTAAATTCAACTTTTACTTTTCCCTCCCATTCCCTATCGCAGTCTGGGGAATCAGCAGAAAGAAGCCAGAGACCAAGGAAGCAGACAAGTGCTCCAGCAGAGCCTTTCTCATCTGGTAGCCCTACTCCTCTCTTCCCCTGGTTCACATCAAGTCCCCAGACAGAGAGAGGCAAAAACAAGGAcagggcagcagaagagctCTCCAAAGATAAAGATGCTGACAAAGGCCTGGAGAAGGACAAGAGCAGAgagaaagacagagagagagaaaaggagaataAACGAGAGtcaaagaaagagaagaggagaaaagggTCAGAAATACAGAGCAGCGCTGCTTTGTTTCCTGTAGGTAAAATGCCCAAAGAAAAAGTCAGTGAAGATGCTGCAGCATCATCGTCCGCCAAGAAAACTGCCGGGCGGAAGAAGTCTGCAGCAGTAGATGCCACGGCAGAAgtttccactgctgctctggtaGATACAACAGCTGTCAAAACCAAAACATCCAAGAAAGGTAGAGGGGGGCTGGACAAATCAGACCTGGACCTCAGCCCCACTGTGCCGTctttggagaaggaaaaagctcTGCGTCTTTCTGCTCCTTCATCAAGCACTGTTAAACATTCTGCTTCCTCCAtcagttctatgttggctcaaGCAGACAAACTGCCAATGACTGACAAGAGGGTAGCCAGTCTTCTGAAAAAGGCAAAAGCCCAGCTGTACAAGATTGAGAAGAGCAAGTCCCTCAAGCAAGCAGATCAGCCAAAAGCACAG GGGCAAGAGAGTGATTCATCAGAAACGTCAGTCCGAGGACCGCGAATAAAGCATGTTTGCAGGAGAGCAGCTGTTGCACTGGGCCGCAAGCGAGCGGTGTTTCCTGATGACATGCCCACTCTGAGTGCCTTACCATGGGAAGAGCGGGAGAAGATACTGTCTTCCATGGGGAATGATG ATAAGTCATCGATAGCTGGCTCAGAAGAGGCTGAACCTGTTGCTCCACCAATCAAGCCCATTAAGCCGGTCACCAGGAACaaggcacagcaggagcccccagtgaaGAAGGGCCGGCGCTCCAGGCGCTGCGGGCAGTGTTCGGGCTGTCAGGTTCCAGAGGACTGTGGGGTCTGCACTAACTGTCTAGACAAACCCAAGTTTGGTGGGCGCAATATAAAGAAGCAGTGCTGCAA AATGAGGAAATGTCAGAATCTACAGTGGATGCCTTCAAAAGCTTATCTCCAGAAGCAAGCTAAAG ctgcaaaaaagaaagagaagaaatccAAGACaaatgagaagaaagaaagCCATTCTGGAAAAAACCAGTTGGACTCTGGACAGAAACAGACTCCTCAGGCTGTTGTACCAAGAGAAGACAATTCTGGGAAGAAGAGCAGTGAGCCTGCCCGTAAGCCTGTTGAGGAAAAGCATGAGGATGGGAATTCCTCCGTTCCCGTGTCAGAGCCCAAACAGGTCCCTGCGTCTGGTACCAGAAAGACTGGCAAGCAGACGTCCCAGCCAGTCCAGCTCCCCCCTCCTCAGCCACCAAGCTCAGGACCTTTGAAAAAAGAAGCACCTAAACTTAGCACTTCTGAGCCCAAGAAAAAGCAGACTCCCCAGCCAGAAATAG GCACAgaacaaagcaaacagaaaaaaattgctccCCGTCCAACTTTCCCTGTGAAACAGAAACCAAAAGAAAAG GAAAAGCCCCCTCCTCTAAGCAAGCCAGAGAGCAGCACACTGAACTTGCTCAGCACTCTGACTAACGGCAGCAGTTCCAAGCAAAAGCCACCTACAGATGGAGTCCACAGAATCCGAGTGGATTTCAAG GAGGACTGTGAAGTGGAGAATGTTTGGGAGATGGGTGGGTTAGGCATCGTCACCTCGGTACCTATTACTCCCAGGGTGGTGTGTTttctctgtgccagcagtggaCATGTGGAG TTTGTATATTGCCAGGTCTGCTGTGAGCCCTTCCACAAGTTCTGCCTGGAGGAGAGCGAGCGGCCCCAGGAAGATCAgctggagaactggtgctgccGTCGCTGCAAGTTCTGCCACGTCTGTGGGAGACAGCACCAGGCCACCAAG CAGTTGCTGGAGTGTAACAAGTGCCGAAACAGCTATCACCCTGAGTGCCTGGGCCCAAACTACCCAACAAAACCcaccaagaaaaagaaagtttgG ATATGTACCAAATGTGTTCGCTGCAAGAGCTGTGGATCAACAACACCGGGCAAAGGATGGGATGCACAGTGGTCTCATGACTTCTCCCTGTGTCATGATTGTGCCAAACTCTTTGCTAAAG GAAATTTTTGTCCTCTTTGTGACAAATGCTACGATGATGACGACTACGAGAGCAAGATGATGCAGTGTGGGAAATGCGACCGCTGGGTCCACTCCAAATGTGAAAACCTTTCTG ATGAAATGTATGAGATACTCTCCAACTTGCCCGAGAGCGTTGCATACACCTGCATTAACTGTACAGAGCAGCATCCTGCAGAGTGGCGTCTGGCActggaaaaggagctgcagaTTTCCTTGAAGCAGGTTTTAACAGCCCTGTTGAATTCCAGAACCACCAGCCACTTGCTGCGGTATCGACAG GCAGCAAAACCGCCTGATTTAAATCCTGAGACAGAAGAGAGTATCCCATCCAGAAGCTCTCCTGAGGGTCCCGATCCTCCTGTCCTAACAGAAGTCACTAAACAGGAGGAGCAGCAACCTCTGGATCTGGaaggagtgaaaaaaaaaatggatcaAGGAAGTTACATTTCTGTG TTGGATTTTAGTGATGACATCGTGAAGATAATTCAAGCAGCCATTAATGCTGATGGCGGGCAGCCAGAGATTAAGAAAGCCAACAGCATGGTCAAGTCCTTCTTTATTCGG CAAATGGAGCGTGTTTTTCCATGGTTCAGTGTAAAAAAGTCCAGATTTTGGGAGCCAAATAAAGTAACAAGCAA TGGTATGTTGCCGAACGCGGTGCTGCCCCCATCGCTCGACCATAATTATGCTCAGTGGCAGGAGCGTGAAGAGAGCAGCCGCACTGAACAGCCCCCTCTGATGAAGAAAATCATTCCAGCTCCGAAACTCAGAGGGCCTGGAGAGCCAGATTCACCAACTCCTCTGCATCCTCCTACACCGCCCATCTCTG GCTCTGACAGGAGCAGAGAGGATAGTCCTGAACTGAACCCACCTCCAGATGTGGAAGACAACAGGCAGTGTGCATTGTGCCTGAAATATGGTGATGACAGTGCTAAC GATGCTGGACGTCTTCTCTATATTGGCCAAAATGAATGGACACATGTGAACTGTGCTTTGTGgtcagcagaagtgtttgaagATGATGATGGTTCTCTGAAAAATGTGCACATGGCTGTTATCCGGGGAAAGCAGCTG AGGTGTGAGTTCTGCCAGAAGTCAGGCGCCACAGTGGGCTGCTGCCTCACTTCCTGCACCAGTAACTATCATTTCATGTGCTCACGAGTCAAGAACTGTGTCTTTCTGGATGATAAGAAAGTTTATTGCCAGAGGCATCGTGACTTGATCAAAGGAGAG GTGGTTCCTGAGAATGGGTTTGAAGTTCTTAGGAGAGTTTTTGTGGACTTTGAAGGGATCAGTTTGAGAAGAAAATTTCTTAGTGGCTTGGAACCAGAGAACATCCACATGATGATTG GTTCAATGACAATTGACTGCTTAGGAATTCTGAATGACCTCTCAGACTGTGAAGATAAGTTGTTTCCCATCGGCTATCA GTGCTCCAGGGTGTACTGGAGCACAACAGATGCCAGGAAGCGCTGTGTGTATACCTGCAAGATCATGGAGTGCCGGCCTCCGGTCGTAGAACCTGACATCAACAGCACTGTAGAGCATGATGATAATAGAACAATTGCCCATAGCCCAGTTCCCCTTACAG aaattcttcctaaaGACACCCGAAGTACACCTGAAATTGTAAACCCACCATCACCAGATCGTCCCTTGCATTCTCAGACCTCTAGTTCCTGCTACTACCCGGTGGTCTCCAAGGGTCCCAGGATCAGGGTGCCAAGTTACCCCTCTGCACAGAGGTCTCCTGGCTCACGGCCGTTACCCTCCGCAG GAAGTCCTACCCCAGTGACCCATGAAATAGTGACAGTAGGAGATCCTTTGCTGTCCTCGGGACTTAAGAGCATTGGTTCTCGGAGACACAGCACCTCTTCTTTGTCACAGCAACAATCCAAACTCCGGATGATTTCCCCTACACGAGCTGGGAACACTTACTCCAGGCACAGTGTGTCTTCAGTTTCCAGCGTGGGGGCCTCTTCAGAGTATGAACCTGCTGCCAAAAGTACTGACCGCTTTGTGGGGTCAGCAAGCACAGGTCCTCCAAGTGCTCCAGTTCAAAGTTGCTCTGCCAGTTCAAGCTCCCAGAAAACAGTGGCTACAActggaaataaaacttaccagctGGATTCATCTCAGTCTACAGAAGGGAAACATTCCAGCAGTTCAGATTTAGTAGCCAAAGGTGCACCTTCTaagggagagaaaatgaaaacctCAAAGGACCCAGATTATTTGTCTCATACTTTTGTTTCTGGAGGAAGCTCCAAAGTGTCCACTCAGCCAACCAGTTCATCAGCCACGGAAATGAATAAAATAGGAACCTTTCAAGAGTGTTCAGGATCATTTTCTTCCAAAGAAGCAATACCCTTTCCACCTTTGCATCAGAGAGGCCCAAGGAAAGACAGAGATCAGCACGTGGAACCTTTACAGCCAGAGAAAACGACTGTGGTTGATGAGATAGATGCAAAAACGTTGAAGGCTGCTGGGGTAAACAATAGATCTCCTGCAGCAAGTGAGCAGGTAGTTACTGCCCCCAGAGATAAACGTCATAAAGgcaaaaaattaatgaaagacAGTTTTAAAGAGAAGCATTCCCTGAAATCTCTTACAGAGACAAGTCAACCAGTGGGCAGTGATGAACTGAAACCAGACTTTGGCAATCAGGGTTTGGCAACTGAACAAATTAGTCAGAGGTTATGTAATAATATTCCTGCTGAAAAAGCTGGTGAGAAGTCTCCATCTTCACAAGGGCCATCTAAAGGGTCTGCAGTGCAGGCTGAAACAGCCCCTAAGGAATCCCAGGCACCCAGGAAACGCACTGTTAAAGTTACTCTGACTCCTCTCAAAATGGAAAGCGACAACCAGTCCAAAAGTGCACAGCAGGAAAGTGATGCTGAAACTCAGTCTGCAGGGGCAGACCTGGCTGCTTTGGCAGAGCCCTCCTCAGCTTCAGAAAGCCTGGAAGAGAACCCTGTAATTCAGGGAAGTCCAAATGAACCACCAGCACAGGAATCTCAGAATAACACATATGAAAATTTGGCCATTCAAGATAACAGCTTGATGCTCCAGGATGGTGCTAAAGCTCAAGAAGAAAGCTCATACAAGCGGAGGTATCCAAGGAGAAGTGCTCGGGCCAGATCCAATATGTTCTTTGGATTGACTCCTCTGTATGGTGTGAGGTCCTACGGAGAGGAAGACATTCCCTTCTACAGTAACTCAACTGGCAAGAAGCGAGGGAAGCGGTCTGCAGAAGGACAGGTGGATGGAGCAGATGACTTGAGCACATCAGATGAAGATGACTTGTACTACTACAACTTCACAAGGACAGTGGTTTCCTcaaacacagaggagaggcTCGCATCCCATAGCTTATtcagggaggaggagcagtGTGATCTTCCAAAAATCTCACAGCTAGATGGTGTGGATGATGGAACTGAAAGTGATACAAGTGTCACGGCAACAACCAGAAAAGTCAGCCAGGTATCTAAAAGGAGTGGCAAAGAGAATGGGACAGAGAACTTAAAGCTGGATAGAGCTGAAGAAGCTGGTGAGAAAGTGCAAGTCACCAAGAGCTCCACCGTCCACAAGACCGACCCCAAGATTGATAACTGCCACCCTGTGAGCAGGGTCAAAGCTCAGGGTCAGGACtctctggaagcacagctgagcTCGTTGGAAACAGGCCGCAGGGCTCATGCAAGCACACCTGCTGACAAGACCTTACTGGACACCTTCAACACAGAACTTCTGAAATCCGACTCTGACAACAACAACAGCGACGACTGTGGGAACATACTCCCTTCTGACATCATGGACTTCGTGCTGAAGAACACACCATCTATGCAAGCCTTGGGAGAAAGTCCGGAGTCCTCATCATCTGAACTCCTGACGCTTGGAGAAGGTTTAGGTCTTGACAGCAACCGGGGCAAGGATATGGGATTGTTTGAGGTGTtctcccagcagctgcccacCGCCGAACCAGTGGACAGCAGTGTCTCTTCCTCCATATCAGCAGAGGAGCAGTTTGAATTGCCACTGGAACTTCCTTCTGATCTCTCTGTTCTGACCACTCGCAGCCCTACGGTGCCCAGCCAAAATCACAACAGGCTTGCCGTCATTTCGGAGTCTTCACTTTCCTCCTCAGGAGAGAGGTCAATGCTTGCCATACCTTCCACAGAGTCTGGGGAGAAGAGAGTGACAGTCACAGAAAAATCTGCCTCAGGAGAAGGTGACGCAGCTCTCCTGAGTCCAGGGGTAGACCCAAGCCCTGAAGGACACATGACTCCTGATCACTTCATCCAGGGTCACATAGATGCAGAGCATatagccagcccagcctgcggCCCTGTCGAGCAAGGGCATGGCAGCAACCAAGATTTAACAAGAAACAGTGGGACCCCGGGTATCCAGGTGCCAGTATCACCCACTGTTCCCCTCCAGGGCCAGAAGTATGTGCCAAACTCCACTGACAGCCCTGGCCCCTCGCAAATCTCCAACGCTGCAGTGCAGACAACACCACCCCACCTCAAGCCAGCCGCAGAAAAACTTCTGGTAGTTAATCAAAACATGCAGCCCCTGTACGTCCTCCAAACTCTTCCTAACGGTGTCACCCAAAAGATACAGTTAACACCTTCTGTTAGTTCTGCACAGAGTGTGATGGAAACCAACACTTCAGTGCTGGGGCCCATGGGGAGTGGGCTCACGCTGACCACAGGACTGAATCCGAGCTTGCCTCCATCTCAGTCATTATTCCCTCCCACGAGCAAGGGTCTACTGCCCATGTCCCATCACCAGCATATACATCCCTTCCCCACGCCTGCTCAGACAGGCTTCCCACCAAACATCAGCAGTCCTTCACCAGGTCTTCTAATCGGGGTGCAGCCACCCCCTGATCCTCAGCTCTTAGTGTCTGAAGCTAGTCAGAGGACAGACCTTGGTACTGCTGCTTCTacaccagctgctgccctgggcaagAAACGGCCCATATCTCGTCTGCAGTCACGGAAGAACAAGAAGTTGGCTCCTTCTGGAACCCCTTCTGCTATAGCTCCTTCTGATATGGTCTCCAACATGACCTTAATTAATTTTGCTCCTTCTCAGATTTCTAACCACCCGCTGGACTTGGGAACCATTGCGAATTCAACATCCCATAGAACCGTTCCCAATATTATCAAAAGGTCAAAGTCTGGGGTCATGTATTTCGAGCAAACATCTTTGCTCCCACAAGGTGGGACCACTACTGCAGTCAGCACGTCTCCCAGCATTATTGGTGCAGATGCCAGTCACCTCCCAGCAGGGCCTGTATCAGGCCTTACATCGAGTTCCTCAGTGCTGAATGTCGTATCCATGCAGGCCACAGCAGCCCCTAGTACTGGGGGGTCAGTTCCTGGTCACGTTTTGGGACAAAGCTCAGTAACCTTAACAAGCCCTGGATTATTGGGGGACCTTGGTTCGATAAGCAACCTCCTGATCAAAGCTAGTCAGCAAAGCCTTGGCCTTCAGGAGCAGCATATGACTTTGCCACCAAGTTCTGGGATGTTTTCACAGCTGGGAGCATCTCAGACTCCATCTACAGCAGCCATGACAGCAGCATCAAGCATATGTGTTCTACCCTCAGCACAGACAATGGGCATGACAGTCGCTCCTTCGTCTGCTGACCCAGAAGGCTCGTACCAGCTGCAGCACATGACACAGCTTTTAGGCAACAAAACTGGGGTTGCATCCTCCCAGCTGGACCTTAGCACAGTTTCGGCGACAACGCAGTTGTCGAGCTTTCCACAGCTGGTCGATGTTCCAAACAATACTGGACTCGAACAAAGCAAGGCTTCCTCATCAGTGATGCATGCCAGCTCAGCATCTCCAGGAGGCTCCCCATCACCTGGTCAGCAGTCTGCGAGTAGCTCTGTGCTGGGTGCCACAAAAATGAAGCCAAAAGTCAAACGCATCCAGCCATTGTTAGACAAAGGCAATGGAAAGAAGCACAAAACTTCTCACGCATGGGCTGGTTCTTCTGAAGCTCACGTTCCCGAAAAAGGGGCTGTTGCTGTACCCCAGGTCTCAGTTACAGG gactCCTGCTGTGAAGGCAGATGTGCAGGACGCAGCCAGCGTAGATCAGCCGTTGCAGAAGCCACACGGGCAGTCTGCAGG GCAACCGGCTGTGGTCCCAGAACCTCAATCAACACAGAACTCAATAAATGAGCAAGAAAATGCAG GCTCAAAAGCTCTTGAGGAAGAAGAGAGCACTTTCAGCTCCCCTCTTATGTTTTGGcttcagcaagaacaaaagaggaAAGAGTGTCTTGgcgaaaagaaaccaaaaaaaggtTTGGTTTTTGAGATCTCTAGTGACGATGGTTTTCAGATCTGCGCAGAAAGCATTGAAG